One window of the Tachypleus tridentatus isolate NWPU-2018 chromosome 10, ASM421037v1, whole genome shotgun sequence genome contains the following:
- the LOC143230611 gene encoding ephrin type-A receptor 4-like isoform X3: MKATSSYSVLSDTEMASEEKYRWMLFVLLTAVWWSCEQVTGNQVVLLDTTKESSLDWTRYPYGPQARTPGWVEESFTNFEQGINWRSFVVCDVAYSNVNNWLWTPFVERREASRIYIEIKFSMRDCNLFPGMALSCKETFSLLYYEFDAATKEPPPWEPDSYKLVDRIAADEGRFTSTSEVIINTEVRSVPVTKKGVYFAFRDQGACLSLLAIKVYYVICPSIKVNFAFFPDSPTGREVTEILEVKGQCEPNSEIVEQPKMLCKGDGNWTLPSGGCKCKAGYEPMNHNCQVCPLGTYKSSVGDERCASCPLHSAALYKGSIECPCDDGYYRAPADPKDLPCSQPPSAPQNLLVSFVDQSTVILTWQPPLRSGGRNDTTFRIVCNVCSNAVSYVPSHTGFTETKATVSGLNPATRYVFQIYAENGVSSYGGSQFVDITVTTTASVYHVSTTTSLAVQDVRATTVKSTSIVLVWNPPSDPYTYTELYQIRYFKRGEGNTSSTILTKKLESSVSGLNHKTEYGFQVRAKTSHGWGEYSKPIYITTGQLVDSTAYAEKEGQVQVRIIAGATVAVVVLVVVVVVMIVLYIRRSSDDCNKKQPSDCDILDYHNGEGKQLTTLLFTHCGGPRSYVDPHTYEDPNQAVEEFAKEIDASHITIEAIIGGGEFGDVCRGKLKVPSRPEMAVAIKTLKPGSPDKARVDFLTEASIMGQFDHPNVIYLQGVVTRSNPIMIITEYMDNGSLDTFLRSNDGRFQAIQLVGMLRGIAAGMQYLSDINYVHRDLAARNVLVNKKLICKIADFGLSREIECATEGAYTTRGGKIPVRWTAPEAIAFRKFTSASDVWSFGIVCWEVMSYGERPYWNWSNQDVIKNIEKGYRLTAPMDCPEAVHQLMLDCWQKERSYRPSFASIVKTLDKLNGCPDSLRKISVNKNQNPLDPHATDMTQFKSVSEWLNNLKMSRYLKNFDHAGVSTMEAVARLTHEDLTTLGVTLAGHQKKLLNSVQMLRAQMSNGFLV, translated from the exons tggGTGGAAGAAAGCTTCACCAATTTTGAGCAAGGAATTAACTGGAGATCCTTCGTGGTTTGTGACGTTGCGTACAGTAATGTGAATAACTGGCTTTGGACACCATTTGTGGAACGGAGGGAGGCCAGCAGAATATACATCGAGATCAAGTTTAGTATGAGAGACTGTAACCTGTTCCCTGGAATGGCACTTTCTTGCAAAGAAACTTTTTCTCTCCTTTACTACGAGTTTGATGCAGCGACCAAGGAGCCTCCACCCTGGGAACCAGACTCCTATAAGCTCGTGGACCGTATCGCAGCAGATGAGGGTCGTTTTACTTCTACCAGTGAGGTCATTATTAATACCGAAGTCCGCAGTGTTCCAGTTACCAAAAAGGGGGTGTACTTTGCCTTCCGCGACCAAGGCGCTTGCTTATCGCTCTTAGCCATCAAAGTTTACTATGTGATATGCCCAAGTATCAAGGTCAACTTCGCCTTTTTTCCAGACAGCCCTACGGGTCGAGAGGTTACAGAAATCCTAGAGGTGAAAGGTCAGTGTGAACCAAACTCTGAAATTGTGGAACAGCCCAAAATGCTCTGTAAAGGAGACGGGAACTGGACACTGCCTTCTGGTGGATGTAAATGCAAAGCCGGGTATGAACCGATGAACCACAATTGTCAAG TTTGTCCTCTTGGAACTTACAAATCATCAGTTGGCGATGAACGATGTGCCTCCTGTCCCTTGcatagtgctgccctctataaaGGATCCATTGAATGTCCATGTGACGATGGTTACTATCGAGCACCAGCTGATCCAAAGGATCTCCCTTGTTCTC AACCTCCTTCAGCTCCTCAAAATTTATTGGTCAGCTTTGTTGACCAGTCCACAGTGATTTTGACTTGGCAGCCACCTTTACGCTCTGGAGGCAGGAATGACACTACTTTTAGGATTGTTTGTAATGTATGCAGCAACGCTGTTTCGTATGTGCCCTCTCACACTGGGTTTACAGAAACCAAAGCCACAGTTTCTGGTCTAAATCCTGCAACGAGATATGTATTCCAGATATATGCTGAGAATGGTGTTTCCAGCTACGGTGGAAGTCAGTTTGTGGACATAACGGTAACAACAACTGCTTCAG TTTACCATGTTTCTACCACAACATCCTTGGCAGTTCAAGATGTCAGGGCTACCACTGTTAAGAGTACAAGTATTGTGTTGGTCTGGAACCCTCCAAGTGACCCCTACACGTACACAGAACTGTATCAAATTCGTTACTTTAAACGTGGCGAAGGAAACACCTCATCTACCATCTTAACTAAGAAACTAGAATCTTCTGTGTCTGGACTGAACCATAAGACTGAGTATGGATTCCAG GTCAGGGCCAAAACATCTCATGGCTGGGGAGAATACAGCAAGCCTATTTATATAACCACTGGTCAGCTAGTTGATAGTACAG CTTATGCAGAGAAAGAAGGCCAAGTTCAAGTTCGTATTATTGCTGGAGCAACTGTTGCTGTGGTTGtactggttgttgttgttgtcgtcaTGATTGTCTTATATATTAGAAG AAGTTCTGATgactgtaataaaaaacaaccaaGTGACTGTGACATTCTTGATTACCATAATGGGGAAGGTAAGCAAT TGACCACTCTCTTGTTTACTCACTGTGGAGGCCCAAGAAGCTATGTTGACCCGCACACTTATGAAGATCCAAATCAAGCAGTTGAAGAGTTTGCTAAAGAGATAGATGCTTCCCACATTACCATTGAAGCCATCATAGGAGGAG GCGAGTTTGGGGATGTCTGTCGAGGAAAGCTCAAAGTTCCATCTCGTCCAGAAATGGCCGTCGCTATTAAAACTTTGAAGCCAGGGTCACCTGATAAAGCTCGTGTGGACTTCCTAACAGAAGCAAGCATTATGGGTCAGTTTGACCATCCAAATGTCATTTATCTTCAGGGTGTGGTGACAAGAAGTAATCCCATTATGATCATCACAGAATATATGGACAATGGATCACTTGACACATTCTTAAGG AGTAACGATGGAAGGTTCCAAGCTATCCAGTTGGTTGGAATGCTCAGAGGAATTGCAGCAGGAATGCAGTACTTGTCAGATATTAACTACGTTCACAGG GACCTAGCAGCAAGAAATGTATTGGTCAACAAGAAGTTAATCTGCAAGATTGCTGACTTTGGATTATCTAGAGAGATAGAATGTGCCACAGAGGGGGCCTACACCACCAGG GGAGGAAAGATTCCTGTTCGATGGACTGCTCCGGAGGCAATAGCATTTAGGAAGTTTACATCTGCGAGTGACGTGTGGAGTTTTGGCATAGTGTGCTGGGAGGTGATGTCATATGGAGAACGTCCTTATTGGAACTGGTCCAATCAGGACGTTATCAAGAATATTGAGAAAGGTTACAGGCTCACAGCTCCCAtg GACTGTCCAGAAGCTGTTCACCAGCTAATGTTGGACTGTTGGCAGAAAGAACGTTCCTACAGGCCCAGCTTTGCGAGCATAGTGAAAACACTGGATAAGTTAAATGGATGTCCAGATAGTCTACGGAAGATATCTGTTAATAA AAATCAAAATCCATTGGATCCTCATGCAACCGACATGACACAGTTTAAGTCTGTGTCAGAGTGGTTAAACAACCTAAAGATGAGTCGATATCTCAAGAACTTTGATCATGCTGGTGTAAGTACGATGGAAGCAGTAGCCAGGCTAACTCACGAGGACTTGACCACTCTAGGTGTAACCTTAGCTGGACACCAGAAGAAATTACTGAACAGTGTGCAGATGCTCAGGGCACAGATGTCCAATGGGTTCCTCGTCTAG